The proteins below are encoded in one region of Coregonus clupeaformis isolate EN_2021a unplaced genomic scaffold, ASM2061545v1 scaf0922, whole genome shotgun sequence:
- the LOC121554598 gene encoding follistatin-related protein 1-like, with product MMFRSVILFLLVAVVCCHAEEGKSKSKVCANVFCGAGRECAVTEKGEPSCLCIEQCKPHKRSVCGSNSKTYRNHCELHRDACLTGLKVQVDHDGHCEETKTDKAVAASPIVCYLANRNELRSRVIQWLQNEVVPDGWFAKGSNFSDILLKYFKDYDNGDSQLDSTEFLKFLQHNETAINITSYADEENNRLLRSLCVDALIELSDENTDWKLSFDEFLNCFKPGFNPPERKCALEDETYEDGAETQVECNRCVCACGNWVCTAVTCEGTKKVPAVEKTEGADQEMTEEEWTRRVAELNKHQETVEKMKVSTKDI from the exons gaggggaagagcaagtccaagGTGTGTGCCAATGTGTTCTGTGGGGCTGGCAGGGAGTGTGCTGTGACAGAGAAAGGGGAACCTTCCTGCCTGTGCATCGAG caATGCAAACCTCATAAGCGCTCTGTGTGTGGCAGTAACAGTAAGACCTACCGCAACCACTGTGAGCTCCACCGTGACGCCTGCCTGACCGGCCTCAAGGTCCAGGTGGACCACGACGGACACTGTGAAG agacaaagacagacaaaGCTGTTGCTGCTAGCCCAA TCGTGTGCTACCTGGCCAACAGGAACGAGCTGCGCAGCCGGGTCATCCAGTGGCTGCAGAATGAGGTGGTCCCTGACGGCTGGTTCGCCAAGGGCTCCAACTTCTCTGACATCCTGCTCAAGTACTTCAAG GACTACGACAATGGAGACTCCCAGCTGGACTCCACTGAGTTCCTTAAGTTCCTCCAGCACAACGAAACAGCCATCAACATTACCTCATATGCTGACGAGGAGAACAACCGCCTGCTCAG GAGCCTGTGTGTGGATGCCCTCATCGAGCTCTCAGATGAGAACACGGACTGGAAGTTGAGCTTTGATGAGTTCCTAAACTGCTTCAAGCCTGGCTTCAACCCACCAGAGAGAA AGTGTGCCCTGGAGGATGAGACCTATGAGGACGGGGCAGAGACTCAGGTGGAGTGTAACcgctgtgtctgtgcctgtgggAACTGGGTCTGCACAGCTGTGACCTGCGAAG GCACGAAGAAGGTGCCTGCTGTGGAGAAGACTGAAGGTGCTGACCAAGAGATGACAGAGGAGGAGTGGACACGGAGAGTGGCTGAGCTCAACAAACATCAG GAAACTGTGGAGAAGATGAAAGTGAGCACTAAGgacatttag